One part of the Sneathia vaginalis genome encodes these proteins:
- a CDS encoding V-type ATP synthase subunit B produces MIKEYQTIKEIVGPLMTVTGVEGVKYEELVEIETQTGEHRMGKVLEIDGDKAVVQLFESAAGINMKNSKVRFLAKPLTLRVSEDMIGRVFNGLGKEMDGGPKIIPEKKLDINGMAINPVSRDYPSEFIQTGVSAIDGLNTLVRGQKLPIFSGSGLPHAELAAQIARQAKVLGSGEKFAVVFAAVGITYEEAEFFIDDFKKTGSIDRAVLFINLANDPAVERIATPRMALTCAEYLAFEKGMHVLTIITDLTNYCEALREISAARKEVPGRRGYPGYLYTDLSTLYERAGKIKGRPGSITQIPILTMPEDDKTHPIPDLTGYITEGQIILSRELYKKNIMPPIDVLPSLSRLKDKGIGDGKTREDHADTMNQLFAAYATGKEAKELAVILGESALSDTDKLFAKFAERFEEEYVGQGFEENRTIEQTLNLGWKLLRILPRTELKRIRDKYLEKYLDKKED; encoded by the coding sequence ATGATAAAAGAGTATCAAACAATTAAAGAAATTGTTGGTCCTTTGATGACTGTTACTGGTGTAGAAGGTGTAAAATACGAAGAATTAGTTGAAATAGAAACACAAACTGGTGAACACAGAATGGGTAAAGTCTTAGAAATTGATGGAGATAAGGCAGTTGTACAACTATTTGAATCAGCAGCAGGAATTAATATGAAAAATTCAAAAGTTAGATTTTTGGCAAAACCATTAACTTTAAGAGTTTCAGAAGATATGATAGGTAGAGTATTTAATGGATTAGGAAAAGAAATGGATGGAGGTCCAAAGATAATACCAGAAAAGAAATTAGATATTAATGGTATGGCAATAAATCCAGTATCAAGAGACTATCCATCAGAATTTATACAAACAGGAGTTTCAGCTATTGATGGATTAAATACACTAGTTCGTGGACAAAAATTACCAATATTCTCTGGAAGTGGACTACCACATGCAGAACTTGCAGCACAAATAGCAAGACAAGCAAAAGTATTAGGAAGTGGAGAAAAGTTCGCCGTTGTATTTGCTGCAGTTGGTATAACTTATGAAGAAGCTGAATTCTTTATAGACGACTTCAAAAAGACAGGATCTATAGATAGAGCAGTATTATTCATAAACCTTGCAAATGACCCAGCAGTTGAACGTATTGCAACACCAAGAATGGCACTAACTTGTGCTGAATACCTAGCATTTGAAAAAGGTATGCATGTTTTAACAATAATAACAGACTTAACAAATTATTGTGAAGCTTTAAGAGAAATATCAGCAGCCAGAAAAGAAGTACCAGGTAGACGTGGATATCCAGGATATCTATATACCGATTTATCAACACTTTATGAAAGAGCTGGTAAAATTAAAGGTAGACCAGGTTCAATAACACAAATACCTATACTAACAATGCCAGAAGATGACAAAACACATCCAATTCCTGACTTAACAGGATATATAACAGAAGGGCAAATAATCTTAAGTAGAGAATTATACAAGAAGAATATTATGCCACCTATTGATGTATTGCCATCATTATCAAGACTTAAAGATAAAGGAATAGGGGACGGTAAAACAAGAGAAGACCATGCAGATACTATGAACCAATTGTTTGCTGCTTATGCAACAGGTAAGGAAGCTAAGGAATTAGCAGTAATATTAGGGGAATCTGCATTATCAGATACAGATAAATTATTCGCAAAGTTTGCTGAAAGATTTGAAGAAGAATATGTAGGTCAAGGATTTGAAGAAAATAGAACTATAGAACAAACATTAAATTTAGGATGGAAACTATTAAGAATATTACCTAGAACAGAATTAAAGAGAATTAGAGATAAATATCTTGAAAAATATCTTGATAAAAAGGAGGATTAG
- a CDS encoding V-type ATP synthase subunit D: MAKLNVNPTRMELSKLKIKLVTAIKGHKLLKDKQDELMRIFIEMIKKNKEARSKTEKKVEKALKNFLLARAIMTDESFNEAVCMPKMEFKIDVSKKNVMSVRIPVLSLDENLSNPDLTDIYPYSYGSTSAELDDAVYELNSIMPDLIRLSELEKSCQLMADEIEKTRRRVNALEYMTIPQLEETIKFIRMKLDENDRASTIRLMKAGIN, translated from the coding sequence ATGGCAAAGCTAAATGTTAATCCAACAAGAATGGAATTAAGTAAGCTTAAAATTAAACTGGTCACTGCTATAAAAGGGCATAAATTATTAAAAGATAAACAAGATGAACTTATGAGAATTTTTATTGAAATGATAAAAAAGAATAAGGAAGCAAGATCTAAAACAGAAAAAAAAGTTGAAAAAGCTTTAAAGAACTTCCTTTTAGCTAGGGCAATAATGACGGATGAATCATTTAATGAAGCAGTTTGTATGCCTAAGATGGAATTTAAAATAGACGTATCAAAGAAAAATGTTATGAGTGTTAGAATTCCAGTTTTATCACTAGATGAAAATTTGAGTAATCCAGATTTAACTGATATATATCCATATTCATATGGTAGTACATCAGCAGAATTAGATGATGCAGTTTATGAATTGAATAGTATAATGCCAGATTTAATAAGATTAAGTGAATTAGAAAAATCTTGTCAATTAATGGCAGATGAAATTGAAAAGACAAGAAGAAGAGTAAATGCACTAGAATATATGACTATACCTCAATTAGAAGAAACAATCAAGTTTATACGTATGAAGTTAGATGAAAATGATAGAGCAAGTACTATACGGTTAATGAAGGCTGGAATAAATTAA
- a CDS encoding ATP-dependent Clp protease ATP-binding subunit, with protein MDNKYTEKATLALSEGQNFAKKYSNSEYKVEHLLLALIGQPQGLIPNILERIGYDVNKLQKELMNRIDKFAKVTGGNLSVSQELSNVIVDAQRYMEKMGDQYISVEHLFLSIMDNTKILKELGVDRQKFVSILEKVRGGQKVMSENPENTYEVLEKYGKDLVELVKQGKIDPIIGRDDEIRRSVQILSRRNKNNPVLIGEPGVGKTAIVEGIAWRIVKGDVPETLKDKKIFSLDMGALISGAKYRGEFEERLKAIINTLEQSKGQIILFIDEVHNIVGAGSSEGSMDASNLLKPMLARGEIKVIGATTLDEYRKYIEKDAALERRFQPVLVEEPTVEETISILRGLKEKFEQFHGVRITDNALVEAAKLSSRYISDRFLPDKAIDLLDEACAKLKTEINSMPTELDELTRQVTQLEIERQALKKEEDEASKKRLEDLEKDLEEKKATQKEMLAQWEKEKNKVVEIKKLQGELEKAKLDLDEYSTRNIDYEKAGQLKYQIIPQIKEKLEALKNKNEQKMVSQKITEDEIAEVIAAWTHIPVTKLMQGEKEKLLNLDEKIKERVVGQDETVRKVYETILRSRAGLKDPNRPIGSFIFLGPTGVGKTYLAKTLAYNLFDDESNMIRIDMSEYMDKFSTSRLIGAAPGYVGYEEGGQLTEAVRRKPYSVILFDEIEKAHPEVFNLLLQVLDDGRLTDNKGKVVNFKNTIIIMTSNLKEEDLKHYFKPEFLNRVDEITVFNSLTKDNVAKIVEKEINELNKLLVDKFITIKADKNAIDYIVDNSYDKEYGARPIRRYVQRNIETDLSKMLLENRIPNNSTVVIGVKDNKLEYSVK; from the coding sequence ATGGATAATAAATATACAGAAAAAGCTACATTGGCGTTGTCAGAAGGTCAAAATTTTGCTAAGAAGTATTCTAATTCAGAGTATAAGGTAGAACATTTACTATTAGCATTAATTGGACAACCACAAGGCTTAATACCTAACATATTAGAAAGAATAGGTTATGATGTAAATAAATTACAAAAAGAATTAATGAATAGGATAGATAAATTTGCAAAGGTAACAGGAGGTAATTTGAGTGTAAGCCAAGAATTATCTAATGTTATAGTTGATGCACAACGATATATGGAAAAAATGGGAGACCAGTATATAAGTGTGGAACATTTATTCTTATCTATAATGGATAATACAAAAATATTAAAAGAACTAGGTGTGGATAGACAAAAGTTTGTTAGTATCCTAGAAAAAGTTAGAGGAGGACAAAAGGTTATGAGTGAAAATCCAGAAAATACATATGAAGTACTAGAAAAGTATGGTAAAGATTTAGTAGAACTTGTAAAACAAGGTAAGATAGACCCCATTATTGGACGTGATGATGAAATACGTAGATCAGTTCAAATATTATCAAGAAGAAATAAAAATAACCCAGTATTAATTGGTGAACCTGGTGTAGGTAAAACAGCAATAGTTGAAGGTATTGCATGGAGAATAGTAAAAGGTGATGTTCCAGAAACATTAAAGGATAAAAAGATATTCAGCCTAGATATGGGTGCATTAATTTCAGGTGCTAAGTATAGGGGTGAATTTGAAGAAAGATTAAAAGCAATAATAAATACATTGGAACAATCAAAAGGTCAAATTATACTATTTATAGACGAAGTGCATAATATAGTAGGAGCTGGTTCTAGTGAAGGAAGCATGGATGCTTCAAATCTTCTAAAGCCTATGCTTGCAAGGGGTGAAATAAAGGTTATAGGTGCTACAACATTAGATGAATATAGAAAGTATATTGAAAAAGATGCAGCACTAGAAAGAAGATTCCAACCAGTATTAGTTGAAGAACCAACAGTTGAAGAAACAATTTCTATACTCCGTGGTTTAAAAGAAAAATTTGAACAATTCCATGGTGTAAGAATAACAGATAATGCATTAGTAGAAGCTGCAAAGCTTTCTAGTAGATATATTTCAGATAGATTCTTACCAGATAAGGCAATAGACCTATTAGACGAAGCTTGTGCTAAGTTAAAAACAGAAATAAATTCTATGCCAACAGAATTAGATGAATTAACTCGTCAAGTAACACAATTAGAAATTGAAAGACAAGCCTTAAAGAAAGAAGAAGATGAAGCTAGTAAGAAAAGATTAGAAGACCTTGAAAAAGATCTTGAAGAAAAGAAAGCTACTCAAAAAGAAATGTTAGCTCAATGGGAAAAAGAAAAGAATAAAGTAGTAGAAATTAAGAAATTACAAGGTGAATTAGAAAAAGCAAAACTTGACTTAGATGAATATAGTACAAGAAATATAGACTATGAAAAAGCAGGGCAATTAAAATATCAAATAATACCACAAATAAAAGAAAAATTGGAAGCTTTGAAGAACAAGAATGAACAAAAAATGGTAAGTCAAAAGATAACAGAAGATGAAATAGCAGAAGTTATAGCTGCATGGACACATATACCAGTTACAAAACTTATGCAAGGTGAAAAAGAAAAATTATTGAATCTTGATGAAAAGATAAAAGAAAGAGTAGTAGGACAAGACGAAACAGTTAGAAAAGTTTATGAAACAATTTTAAGATCACGTGCTGGATTAAAAGATCCTAATCGTCCAATAGGTTCATTTATCTTCTTAGGACCAACAGGTGTAGGTAAGACATATCTTGCTAAGACATTAGCATACAATCTATTTGATGATGAAAGCAATATGATAAGAATTGATATGAGTGAATACATGGATAAATTTAGTACATCAAGATTAATAGGTGCTGCTCCTGGTTATGTTGGATATGAAGAAGGTGGACAATTAACAGAAGCTGTTAGAAGAAAACCATATTCAGTAATATTATTTGATGAAATAGAAAAAGCTCACCCAGAAGTATTTAACCTATTATTACAAGTATTAGATGATGGTAGATTAACTGATAATAAGGGTAAAGTTGTAAACTTTAAAAATACTATAATAATAATGACATCTAACTTAAAAGAAGAAGATTTGAAACATTACTTCAAACCAGAATTTTTAAACAGGGTTGATGAAATTACAGTATTTAATAGTTTAACTAAAGATAATGTTGCTAAGATTGTTGAAAAAGAAATTAATGAATTGAATAAATTATTAGTTGATAAATTTATTACAATTAAAGCAGATAAGAATGCTATAGACTATATTGTAGATAATTCTTATGACAAAGAATATGGTGCAAGACCAATTAGAAGATATGTGCAACGTAATATAGAAACAGATTTATCAAAGATGTTATTAGAAAACAGAATACCTAATAATTCAACAGTTGTTATTGGTGTTAAGGATAATAAGTTGGAATATAGTGTTAAGTAA
- a CDS encoding ABC transporter ATP-binding protein, with the protein MKLKEFLLYVVLFIKKVIFICTLIAPMFIVNSLFLKDIKSICFFIVIQFILYIIDVIFGYLSELFMEKHLEERKLNLIDTLIDKITKQSNDKFKYRDKYISWIINDMNILKYEYFKPKIEIFFLIFEIVIYLLGLIYFGVAFFIVNILGTLLITIYTSSKSKNYSNVNSDISKLSENKTKFITNLFENIFTFWFSGDMKIFKEKNVEYNEVFLGKMKKVIKPLYIFLTQKNILLILIQTINIILAIYYIYKGKISLGAYSVIGSFSGYLTNTFNLIIQNYVSIKKSKEVLKRYDEELISEKQGEVVLSDIDTIEFKNIFFKDVYNNFNYTFEKNKKYLIIGESGCGKSTLMNLILKNIEDYTGDIYINNHKLEGINKYSIYKNIEYMNADNFIFYSTIDNNISMFDDEINKNKVNNILENLNLENRSEELTENGVSLGQKQRINLARVLYMDKPIIILDEATSNLDKNNRERIENMFLNLNKTIIFITHYYDEKFIKNFDEVLLLKRGGKYERHIVSK; encoded by the coding sequence ATGAAGCTTAAAGAATTTTTGTTGTACGTTGTATTGTTTATAAAAAAAGTAATATTTATATGTACTTTAATAGCACCAATGTTTATTGTAAATAGCCTATTTTTAAAAGATATAAAATCAATATGTTTTTTTATAGTAATTCAATTTATACTATATATTATTGATGTTATCTTTGGATATCTTTCTGAACTTTTTATGGAAAAACATTTAGAAGAAAGGAAATTAAATTTAATAGATACACTTATTGATAAAATAACAAAACAATCTAATGATAAATTTAAGTATAGAGATAAATATATATCATGGATAATAAATGATATGAACATTTTAAAATATGAATATTTTAAACCAAAAATAGAAATATTCTTTTTAATTTTTGAAATAGTTATATATTTACTAGGATTGATATATTTTGGAGTTGCATTTTTTATCGTAAATATATTAGGAACATTATTAATTACCATATATACAAGCAGCAAGTCTAAAAATTATAGTAATGTAAATAGTGATATTTCAAAACTATCTGAAAATAAGACAAAATTTATAACTAATTTATTTGAAAATATATTTACTTTTTGGTTTTCAGGAGATATGAAAATCTTTAAAGAAAAAAATGTGGAATATAATGAAGTGTTTCTAGGTAAAATGAAGAAAGTTATAAAGCCATTATATATTTTTTTAACACAAAAAAATATACTTTTGATACTGATTCAAACTATAAATATAATACTTGCAATTTACTATATTTATAAAGGTAAAATAAGTTTAGGAGCATATAGTGTTATAGGTAGCTTTTCAGGATATTTAACTAATACCTTTAATCTAATTATTCAAAACTATGTTTCAATAAAAAAATCTAAAGAAGTACTTAAAAGATATGATGAAGAACTTATTAGTGAAAAACAAGGAGAAGTTGTTTTATCTGATATAGATACAATAGAATTTAAGAATATATTTTTTAAGGATGTATATAATAACTTCAATTATACCTTTGAAAAGAATAAAAAATATTTGATTATAGGAGAATCAGGCTGTGGTAAATCAACTTTAATGAATTTAATATTAAAAAATATTGAAGATTATACAGGTGATATATATATTAATAATCATAAATTAGAGGGCATAAATAAATATTCGATATATAAAAATATTGAATATATGAATGCAGATAACTTTATTTTTTATTCTACTATAGATAATAATATTAGTATGTTTGATGATGAAATAAATAAAAATAAGGTTAATAATATATTAGAAAATTTAAATTTAGAGAATAGAAGTGAAGAACTTACTGAAAATGGTGTATCTTTAGGACAAAAACAAAGAATAAATTTAGCAAGAGTCTTATATATGGATAAACCTATTATCATATTAGATGAAGCGACATCAAATTTAGATAAAAATAATAGAGAAAGAATAGAAAATATGTTCTTGAATTTAAATAAAACAATAATATTTATAACACACTATTATGATGAGAAATTTATAAAAAATTTTGATGAAGTACTTTTACTAAAAAGAGGTGGTAAATATGAAAGACATATTGTTTCAAAATGA
- a CDS encoding ABC transporter ATP-binding protein, giving the protein MKDILFQNEYIKKLRLKNFLISILYVILSLINALIPLSLIKVLDYIIQKKVKFAIFAMITVSILYILLVCLKSLIEYSSVVVKERNKIEIIRVLINKISKQKTSSIDTNKYLSWIFNDVESIINLYITNLFNLYACISMLIFSMISILYINKYIMVLVIALSIVSLAIPKIFVKRLKIVQKKLNDSQEKHLFKIKNFLLGMIYFIYNNKRSKFINLIRKENLKLKEATILNFKENDIYESIMNLFSVLSKFLISAVICILIYLGKVSFGTFFGIVSIYNNFLNSFLTLSGIVGRIKVGKSIFDKFDLEVLEETENRIKIDKINSISMENVSVANKLKPLTTSFQKSNKYSIVGESGSGKTTLIRTILGFEKYDGNILVNGINIKNIDMKNVYNEIDYVNDDKNILLGNIYENISLFKQYNKQKIDKILNLLNLTHLSTYDILSNDKLSTGEIARVKLARLIYDDKDILILDEALANIDVKNRDIINNYLSTTNKTIIEVTHHLDEKLKYNVIALK; this is encoded by the coding sequence ATGAAAGACATATTGTTTCAAAATGAATATATAAAAAAACTAAGATTAAAGAATTTTTTAATCTCAATCTTATACGTCATACTATCATTGATTAATGCATTAATACCACTATCTTTAATTAAAGTATTAGATTATATAATACAAAAAAAGGTTAAATTTGCAATTTTTGCAATGATAACAGTATCAATACTGTATATATTACTTGTATGCCTTAAATCACTAATTGAATACAGTTCAGTTGTTGTAAAAGAAAGAAATAAAATAGAGATAATAAGGGTTTTAATTAATAAAATTTCAAAGCAAAAAACAAGTTCAATTGATACAAATAAATATTTGTCATGGATATTTAATGATGTGGAAAGCATAATAAATTTGTATATTACAAATTTATTCAATCTATATGCATGTATATCAATGCTAATATTCTCTATGATATCAATATTATATATAAATAAATATATTATGGTTTTAGTTATTGCACTATCTATAGTATCTTTAGCTATTCCTAAAATTTTTGTTAAAAGATTAAAAATTGTTCAAAAAAAATTAAATGATTCTCAAGAAAAGCATTTATTTAAAATAAAGAATTTTTTATTAGGTATGATATATTTTATATATAATAATAAAAGAAGTAAGTTTATCAACCTAATTAGAAAAGAAAATTTAAAATTAAAAGAAGCAACAATATTAAATTTTAAAGAAAATGATATATATGAAAGTATTATGAATTTATTTAGTGTATTATCAAAATTTTTAATCAGTGCTGTTATATGTATCCTAATATATTTAGGTAAGGTTAGCTTTGGTACATTTTTTGGAATTGTAAGTATATATAATAATTTTTTAAATTCATTTTTAACTTTATCAGGAATTGTTGGAAGAATAAAGGTTGGTAAATCTATATTCGATAAATTTGATCTAGAAGTTTTAGAAGAAACTGAAAATAGAATAAAAATAGATAAGATAAATAGTATTAGTATGGAAAATGTATCAGTTGCTAATAAACTTAAACCATTAACAACATCATTTCAAAAAAGTAATAAATATAGTATTGTTGGAGAATCTGGTAGTGGTAAAACTACATTAATAAGAACAATATTAGGTTTTGAAAAATATGATGGTAATATTTTAGTAAATGGTATAAATATTAAAAATATAGATATGAAAAATGTATATAATGAAATTGACTATGTTAATGATGATAAAAATATATTGTTAGGAAATATATATGAAAATATATCGCTATTTAAGCAATATAATAAACAAAAGATTGATAAGATATTAAATCTTTTAAATTTAACTCATTTAAGTACCTATGATATTTTATCTAATGATAAGTTGTCAACAGGAGAAATTGCTAGAGTAAAATTAGCAAGGTTGATATATGATGATAAGGATATATTGATTTTAGATGAAGCTTTAGCAAATATTGATGTAAAAAATAGAGATATTATTAATAATTATTTATCTACAACAAATAAAACTATTATTGAAGTAACACATCATTTAGACGAAAAATTAAAATATAATGTGATAGCATTAAAGTAA
- the aphA gene encoding acid phosphatase AphA, translating into MKKVSLLFLTLATLAMAKGPKVPYTHQGFYSTDNVQKAVHFVSVEDIENSLKGQPPINVSFDIDDTLVHSSGYFRYGQDHFQTDSKNPVSYLYNQKFWDFVSKSGDELSIPKKSAQDLINMHLKRGDRIFFITGRTPLHGQKNYTSTRLSRTLKRFFNLPYEVYVEYTRDTPTGGYKYDKSYYIKKHDVAIHYGDSDDDILAAREVGIRGIRVQRAYNSTNPQKMNGGYGEEVLINSAW; encoded by the coding sequence ATGAAAAAAGTTAGTTTATTATTCTTAACATTAGCTACTTTAGCTATGGCTAAAGGTCCAAAAGTACCTTACACACATCAAGGTTTTTATTCAACTGACAATGTGCAAAAGGCAGTACATTTCGTTTCAGTAGAAGATATTGAAAACAGTTTAAAAGGTCAACCACCTATCAACGTAAGTTTTGATATTGATGATACTCTAGTTCACTCTAGTGGATATTTTAGATATGGTCAAGATCACTTCCAAACTGATTCTAAAAATCCAGTAAGCTATTTATACAATCAAAAGTTCTGGGACTTTGTTTCAAAAAGTGGAGATGAACTTTCTATACCTAAAAAATCTGCACAAGATTTAATAAATATGCACTTAAAAAGAGGAGATAGAATCTTCTTCATAACAGGTAGAACTCCACTTCATGGTCAAAAAAACTATACTTCAACTAGATTATCAAGAACTTTAAAGAGATTCTTTAATCTTCCATACGAAGTTTATGTTGAATACACAAGAGATACACCAACTGGTGGATATAAATATGATAAATCATACTACATAAAAAAACATGATGTAGCTATACACTATGGAGACAGTGATGACGATATCCTAGCTGCAAGAGAAGTTGGTATAAGGGGTATTAGAGTACAACGTGCCTACAACTCAACTAACCCTCAAAAAATGAATGGTGGATACGGCGAAGAAGTATTAATTAATTCTGCATGGTGA
- a CDS encoding YbaB/EbfC family nucleoid-associated protein gives MVRKIKSAGSSTSQVDIIKRAKQMQEAMLQIQDDLKDKIIEHSVAGGQIVVKANGQKELVDIKISKEILEEAVSEKDASELENLILTAIKEVTAKADALAESEMETVTGGLKIPGLF, from the coding sequence ATGGTAAGAAAGATAAAATCTGCTGGTTCATCTACTAGTCAAGTAGATATAATCAAAAGAGCAAAACAAATGCAAGAAGCTATGCTTCAAATTCAAGATGATTTAAAAGATAAGATCATTGAACACTCTGTTGCTGGTGGACAAATAGTTGTTAAAGCTAACGGACAAAAGGAATTAGTTGATATAAAAATAAGTAAAGAAATATTAGAAGAAGCTGTATCTGAAAAAGATGCTTCAGAACTTGAAAATTTAATCCTAACTGCTATTAAAGAAGTTACAGCTAAAGCTGATGCATTAGCTGAATCTGAAATGGAAACAGTTACAGGTGGTCTTAAGATTCCTGGATTATTTTAA
- a CDS encoding nitroreductase family protein translates to MKEIFDRRSIRSFTSQNLDEDTIKELLRGAIAAPSAHKKEPRIFYVIENKDVLHEFFLKHPYGKAFETAPVAILACGDKSKDPNMTFLIQDCAASLENIAIMATHMGLGTVWMGILDNDNAEEITKEILDLPSNLIPISIMAIGYKAEERRPHISYKEEMVKWIK, encoded by the coding sequence ATGAAAGAAATTTTTGATAGAAGAAGCATAAGAAGTTTTACTAGTCAAAATTTAGATGAAGATACTATAAAAGAACTATTAAGAGGTGCAATTGCTGCTCCATCTGCACATAAAAAAGAACCTAGAATTTTTTATGTCATTGAAAACAAAGATGTCTTACATGAATTTTTCTTAAAACATCCTTATGGTAAGGCTTTTGAAACTGCACCAGTTGCAATTTTAGCATGTGGTGATAAATCAAAAGATCCTAATATGACATTTTTAATACAAGACTGTGCAGCATCTTTAGAAAATATAGCTATAATGGCTACGCATATGGGACTTGGAACTGTATGGATGGGTATATTAGATAATGATAATGCCGAAGAAATTACAAAAGAAATTTTAGACTTGCCTAGTAATCTAATTCCAATTTCTATCATGGCTATTGGGTATAAGGCAGAAGAAAGAAGACCTCATATTTCCTACAAGGAAGAGATGGTCAAATGGATAAAATAA